The DNA window CTGCGCGGCATCAGCGAGCTGGTGCTGCGGCGGCTGTCGCAGCGCTTCGGGCGCGCGGTGACGCAGGCGCAGGGATGATGACGTCATGACGTTCGAGCAGGACCCCCGCTTCACCTTCGACACCTTCGTCGCCGGTCCCGGCAGCCGCATGGCCGCGGCCGCCGCCCGGCGCGCCGCCGAGTCGCCGGGCACCAGCTACAACCCCCTCTTCCTGTACGGCGGGCGCGGCGTGGGCAAGACGCACCTGCTCCACGCCGTCGGCGGCTTGGCGCGCACCGTGCGCCCGGACCTGCGCGTCGTCTACCAGACGGCCGAGCAGCTGGTGGACGGACTCACCGCCGCCGTCGCCTCGGGCACGGTCGAGGCGTGGCGCGACGCGTACGTGGACGCGGAGCTGCTGCTGCTGGACGACGTGCAGATGCTCGCGGGAATGACGCGCACGCAGGACGAGCTGCTGCGCCTGTGGGACGCCATCGACCGCACCCGCGTGCAGTTCGTGCTCGCCGGCGACCGGCCGCCGCCGGAGATCGACGGGCTGTCCGACGCGCTGCGCGCCCGCCTCTCCGGCGGCCTCACCGTCGACATCGCCCCGGCCGAGGTGGAGACGAGGCTCGCCATCGTGGAGCAGGCGGCGCGGGACGGCGGTGTGGAGCTCTCCGGCGGCGCCGCGGAAGCGATCGCCGGGCTGCCGCTGGACGGCGGCCACGACCTCCAGCGCGGCGTCGGCCGCCTCGGCGAGGTGCAGCGCGCGGAAGGCCGCCCGCTGCCGGCCGACGAGGTCGCGTCCCTGCTCGCCCCGGCCGAAGCCGCGGCGCCGGTCGACGAGTTCAGCGCGTTCCTCTCCGATATCGCGTTCACGGTCGAGCAGCTGGTCGAAGCCGCCCCGTGGCGCAAGACGCTGGCGGAGGCCATCCTGCGCTGGGAAGGCGAGGGCATCCGCTGCCGCCGCCTGGAAGAGGCGCTGGAGACCGACTCCGCTCCCGACGTCGAATCGCTCATCTCCGGGTTCTCGGCCGACGTGGACCGGCTCCGCGCCGCCGCGGCGGAGCTGGAGAAGATCGAGGGACGCGCCTCGTCGTCCCCGCTCCTCAAGGACCCGGACCGCGCCGCCGAGGCGGAGGCGCTGGTCGAAGCCGCCCGCGCCGAGGCCAGCCGCCGCGCCGCCGATCCCGCCGGGAAGCCCGCGGAGCCCGGGCCGCGCGTGGACCGCTGGTTCTTCAACGCCGAGAAGGTGGCGTGGTCGTGGGTGGCGCTGGACGACCGCATCATCGAAGAGGTGGGCTGATGGCCATCAAGGGAAACCTGCGCGAGGCCTCGCTCCCCGACGTGCTCCAGCTTCTGGCCATGGGGCAGAAGACGGGGTGCCTGGCGGTGACCGACCGGTCCAACTTCGGCTACATCTACTTCGACCGCGGGCGCATCACGTACGCCAGCATCGTCAACCGGCGCGACCGGCTGGGCGACCTGCTGGTGAAGAACGGCCTCGTCCGCGCCGCCGAGCTGAACGCCGCCATCGAGGACCAGGGCGCGCACCCCGGCCTGCGCCTGGGCGAGATCCTGATCCGCCGCGGCGCCATCACGCGCGAGCAGCTGGAGCAGTACATCCGCATCCAGATCGAGGAGGCAGTCTACTTCCTCTTCACCTGGTCGCAGGGCTCCTTCTACTTCGAGGCCGAGCAGCGGCCCGACGAAGGGGCCATGCTGGTCTCCATCAACCCGGAGAACCTGCTCCTCGAAGGCGCCCGCCGCATCGACGAGTGGAGCCTGATCGAGAAGAAGATCTCGTCGCTGGAGCTGGTCTTCGAGCTGGACCGCTCCAAGCCGGTGGACGGCATCGAGCTGTCCGAGGAGCAGCGCAAGATCCTGCCGCTCATCGACGGGCGGCGCAGCGTGCAGGAGATCATCGACGAGTCGGGGATGGTGGAGTTCGACGTGGGCAAGGCCATCTTCGGCCTCATCCAGGCCGGCTTCGCCCATCCCGTCGGCCGCCGCGCGGCCGAAGCGGTGCGCGAGGTGCCGCAGGCGCGCATCGACGAGCACCGCAACCTGGGCGTCGCCTTCTACAAGACGGGGATGTACGAAGAGGCCACCCGCGAGTTCAAGCGCGTGGCCGAGCTCCAGCCGCACAGCCTCGATTCCCGCTTCCACCTGGCGCTCATCGGCCTGCGCAACGGCGACGACCGCTTCGCCATCCGCTACCTGCGCGAGGTGATCGAGGTCGGCGGCCCGCGCGCCGCGGCGTTCCACGACATGTCGCTGGCGCTGGAGCGCATCGGTCGGCTGCCTGACGCGCGCATCGCGGCCGACCAGGCGTTTCGCTTGGCCGCCCGCCGCCCCGCGGTCCTCCTCTCCCGCGCCATCCTGCTCCTGAAGCAGGGCGAGGTCCACCCCGCGGCCGAGGCGTTCGCGGAGTACCGCTCGCTGATGGGAGATGCGCGGCCGCCCGCGGCGTACTTCGCCTTCGCGCTGCTGGCCGAGGCCGCCGCGGGCCGCCTCGACGCCGCGCTCGCGCTGGCCGACGAGGGCATCGCCCTGCATCCCCACTCGGCGCCCATCCACCTGCACGCCGGCGCCGTCCGCGAGCGCCGCGGCGAGTGGGAGCTGGCCGAGGCCGCATACAAGCGCGCGACGGAGGAGGACGCGGAATTGCCGCAGGCCGAGAAGTCACTCGGAGATGCGCTCTACCGCCGCGGCGCGTACGACGAGGCGGCCGAGGCGTACCGGCGCGCGCTCAAGATCGCCCCCGAGCTGGGCGACGACACCTACTTCCGGCTGGGCAACATCCACTACAAGAAGATGGAGCGCGAAGAGGCGGTGCGGCTGTGGCGGCGGGCGCTGGGCATCAACCCGCACAACACCGTGGTGCGCACCAACCTGGAGCTGGTGGAGAACGTGCTGCGATGAACCGGCCGCCGTCCGCCCCGCCCCCGTTCCTGCCCCTCACGCTGGAGGGCGACGACGAAGAGCTGGAGAAGCTGAAGGTGAAGATCGAGCGCGACCGCGGCTTCAACTGCCAGTTCTACAAGGACAAGTGCCTGCGCCGCCGCATCGCCGTGCGCATGCGGGCGCGCGGCAAGGCCAGCTTCGCCGAGTACGGCCAGCTGCTGGACCGCGAGCCGGCGGAGTACGAGACGCTGCTCGACACGCTGACCATCAACGTCACCAAGTTCTTCCGCAACCTGGAGACGTGGCGCGCCGTGGAGCAGCTGGTGCTGCCGCCGCTCTTCGACATGCGCACCCACCAGCTACGGGTGTGGAGCGCCGGCTCGTCCAGCGGCGAGGAGGCGTACACCGTCTCCATCCTCGCCCGCGAGTGGGCCGAGAAGCACGGGCGCGGGGCCGACCTCGCGCGGCTGCACGTGCTGGGGACGGACATCGACCGGCGCAGCCTGGAGGCGGCGCAGCGGGGCGAGTATCCCGACCTGTCGCTCCAGGAGACGCCCCAGGCGGTGCGCGAGCGCTGGTTCTCGCCCGGCCCGCCGTACCGCATCCGCCCCGAGGTGCAGCGCAACGTGGCCTTCGTGCGGCGCGACCTGATCTCCGAGCCGCCGCCGCCGGAGCAGAACCTGATCTTCTGCCGCAACGTGGTCATCTACTTCGACCGCGAGATCCAGGAGCGGCTCTTCAAGGGCTTCTACGACGCGCTGGTGCCCGGCGGCTTCCTGGTGATGGGGAAGGTCGAGACGCTGATCGGGCCGGCACGCACGCTCTTCCGCGCGGTGAACAACCGCGAGCGCATCTTCCAGAAACCCGCATGACGCCAAGACAGAGCTTCGTCAAGGTCGCGCAGCACGCCGTGGGGGGGAAGGAAGACGTCCTCGTCACGCTGGGGCTGGGCAGCTGCGTCGCCATCGTGCTGCAGGACCGCGCCGCGGGCGTGGGCGGCATGGCGCACGTCCTCCTCCCCGAGCCGTCGCTGGCGCGCGACGCCAGCAACCCGGCCAAGTTCGCCGCCACCGCCGTGCCGCTACTGCTGGAGGAGATGGGCCGGCTGGGCGCGCGCGCCGGGCGGCTGGAGGCGCGCCTGGTGGGCGGCGCGTCGATGTTCGCCTCGCTCATGGGCCCGGGCTCGCTCAACATGGGCGAGCGCAACGTGCGCGCCTCGCGCGAGGCGCTTCGGAAGGCGGGGATCCCCATCGTCGCCGAGGAGGTGGGCGCCGACTACGGGCGCTCGGTCCGCTTCTGGGTGGGCGAGGGCCGCACCGTCGTCTCGTCGGTGGGGAAGGGCGACATTGTCCTCTGACGCGCGCCCCCGGAAGCACTCGGTCCTGGTCGTGGACGACAGCGCCTTCATGCGGCGCGTCATCAGCGACATGGTCTCGGGCGCCCCGGAGTTCCGCGTCGTAGGCACCGCCCGCGACGGCAACGACGCCCTGCGCAAGATCCACCAGCTCGACCCCGACCTGGTGACGATGGATGTGGAGATGCCGGGGCTGGACGGCCTGGCCGCGCTCGGCTACATCATGAGCGAGACGCCGCGGCCCGTGGTCATGCTCTCCGCCTACACGACCGAGGGCGGCGAGGCGACGCTGCGGGCGCTGGACTACGGCGCGGTGGACTTCGTCGCCAAGCCGTCGGGCACCATCTCGCTGAACCTGGAGACGGTCTCGGACCGGCTGCTGGAAGCGTTGCGGGCCGCCGCCTCCGCCAACCTCTCGAACATCCGCGTCCACGTCGCCCGTCCCGGCGCGGCGAGCCCGCAGCGGGCGGCGCGGACGGACGGCGCGTCGCCGGACATGGCCGTCGCCATCGCCGCCTCCACCGGCGGGCCGCGGGCGCTGGCGGAGGTGATCGCCGGGCTGCGGGCGCCGTTCCCCGCGGCGGTGCTCATCGTCCAGCACATGCCGGCACGCTTCACCCGCACGTTCGCCGAGCGGCTGGACGGCGTGGCGGAGGTGCCGGTGACGGAGGCCGAGGACGGCGAGGAGGTCCGCGCCGGGCACGTCTACCTCGCCCCGGGCGACTTCCACATGCGCGTCGTCCGCGCCCCGGACGGCGTGGTGCGCGTCGCGCTGGACCGCGGCCCCACGGTCTGGGGCGTGCGTCCCGCGGCCGACCACCTCTTCCGTAGCGTCGCGGACGTCTACGGCGCCCGCACCGTGGGCGCCGTGCTCACCGGCATGGGCCGCGACGGGGCCGAAGGGCTGCGCGTGATGGTCGAATCGGGCGGCACGGGCATCGTGCAGGACCGCGCCACCTCCGTCATCTTCGGGATGCCGCAGGCCGCCGCCGAGTGGGCCCAGCGCGTCGTCCCGCTCGGCGCCGTCGCCGACGCGCTCACGGCCGAGGTCCTGGCCATGGGCTCGCGCCTCGCCGCCGCCGAACGGAGTGTGGACGCGTGAGCGGCGAGAGGAAGGATGGGGGATCGAAGCCGGGAGATGGAGACGCGGCGCCGGTGGATTCGCTCCGCGCCTTCGCCCGTGGGCTCTCGGCGGGAGAGATTTCCGTCCCCGCGCCGGTGCCGGCAGATGCGAATCCCGCCGCCTCGTCGGCCGATGCGCGTTCCGGCGGCTTCTCGGCCGATGCGCGGCAGACGGCGTTTCCGGACGGCCATCTCGCCGCCCTGGCGGAGGCGCACGCGGGCTCGGGAGATGCGGACGAGTCCGCCGGTCCCCCGGTCGCGCCTTTCCGCGAGCGCGTGGAGGCGGACGAGGCGGTGCAGGTCGTCGTCTTCGAGATCGGCGGCGAGCTCCACGCCTGCGACGTGCTTCTCGTCGAGGAGGTGGTGACGCGGCAGCCCATCCACCGTCTTCCCGACACGCCCGCGCGGATCGTGGGCGTGCTTCGCCTGCGCGGCGAGCTGGTGCCGGTGCTGGACGTGGCGCCGTTCCTGGACCTCGCGCTGGACCCGTCGCGCCAGCCCGCCGTCCTCGTCGTCGGCACGGCCGAGGGCCGCATCGGCGTCGCGGCCGACGCGGTGCTGGAGGTCGTCACGCTGCCGTCCGGCTCGTATCGCCCCGCCCCGTCCGCCGCAGCGGGCGACGCGTACTCGGCCGGCGTGGCGCGCGTGGACGGCCGGCTCGTGAGCCTCGTCGACCTCGCGGAGGTCCTCCGCGAGCAGACCACCCTGTCCCTTGGGGAAACCCCGTGAGAAACGTACGGCAGCAGGCGGTGCCCCAGGTGCAGCTCGTCACCTTCCGCCTTGGCGGCGAGGAGTTCGGGCTGGACGTGTTCGCCGTCCACGAGATCCTGCGCTGGCAGGAGGTCACGCCCGTCCCCAAAGCCCCGGAGTTCGTGGAGGGCGTCATCGACGTGCGCGGCACCCTGGTGCCGGTGGTCGACCTGCGCAAGCGCTTCGAGCTGGCGAACGCCGCCACCGACGACGACACCCGCATCGTCCTGGTCGACTTCGCCGGCGAGCGCCTGGGCCTGGTGGTCGACTCCGTCACGGAAGTCCTTCGCGTTCCGGAGACGAGCGTGGCGCCGCCACCGCGCTACTTCAAGGGCCTCGCGGCGGAGTTCCTGCGCGGCATCGTGCGCCTGGAGCAGCGCCTTGTCGTGCTCGTGGACATGGAGCGCATCCTCTCCACCCAGGAGCGCATCGCCCTGCTCGAGGCGTACGCGGGCGGCGCCCCGGCAGACGAGGGCGCGGCGGCGCCCCAGCCGTCCAGCCAGGTCTGAGGGAGATGACCGGCGAAGAGCTGCTCGCCGCCTTCCAGGCGCGCTACGACCGCATCTCCCGCGAGCTGGAGGAGGTCAAGCCCGCCGAGCGCGAGCGCGTGCGCCAGGAGATCGTGGGCCTCTTCCGCGAGACCGAGTCCGCGCTGGACCAGCTCACCGCGTTCAAGGAGCGGATCCGCGAGCTGGTGGACCGGTATAAGGCCATCGCCGCCGCCGCGCCGGGCGCCCCTGCCGCCGCGCAGCCCTCCGGCTCCACCTACTCCGACCACCTCGGCAGCTCCACCTACGTCGAGCGCGGCTGGAGCGCCATCGCCGCCGGCGACCACGGGCGCGCCGTTAAGGAGCTGGAGCGCGCGCTGGAGCTGGCGCCCAACGACCCCCAGGCCGAGAGCCTGCTGGGCTGGGCGCAGATGCTGCGCGAGCAGTACGACGAGGCGCTGTACACCTACTACAAGGTGCTCAGCAAGGACCCGAACAACGCCCTGGCCCGCGTGAACCTGGGCTACATCTGCCTCAAGAAGGGCATCTTCGGCGAAGCGATCGAGCACCTGTCCCGCGCCATCCGCCTGGACGACGACCGCAAGGCCACGCTCTACGCCCACTTCTACATGGGCCTCGTCTACCTCGAACGGGAGATGTACGACGACGCGCGCTCGTTCTTCCGGAAGACGCTGGAGCTGGGCCCCAACATGCTCGAGGCGTACTGGGAGATGGGCCACGCCTTCTACCTCGAAGGCCGGAAGAAGGAAGCCGCCGAGGCGTGGCGCACCGGCATGGAGACGAACCGCTTCAACCTCTGGGGCGAGCGCTGCGGCAAGGCCCTCGCCAAGGTCGAAGCCGGCCAGCCCGTCACGTTCGACTGATGGACGATTCCTGTTTCGGGCGATGAAACACGGCGGGGCGCGGATTCGATTCCGCGCCCCGCCGTCCGTTGTCCATCTCCCCCGCGTCTGACGACGGCGGATGGCGCACAGGTCCCCCGCTCCGCGACAGCGATCATCCGCAGGCGCGGACGCGGGTGCCGGCGGCATACGCCGCGGCGGACGGGTCACCGTTGCCCCACGTGGGACGTGCGGCGGAACATGTGGGGCTCGCCCGGCACCGGAATGGCGCGTTCGCGACGCCTGCGGCGGCTCGTGGACCGCCGCGCCGCGAGGGGTTCCCGCTGAAAGGGCAGGGGATTGCGACATTGCGCATCCACGCTCCATTCGCGGCGTTGGATGGCGTATGCTGCTCCTCCCGGTGGCCCGTGGGGCATCCTTGTCCCTGCCAACGCGTTGCCCATCTGCCGCGCACGTACTTCCATGCGCGGATGTCCGAAAAGGTATTGCCAAAACCACTTCCCTGCGTTATCCCTTTAGCTCGTTTCCCGGGGCTTTCGTCTCCGGGGGCGCTCGTCGTATCCGGAGCACCGCCAAAGACCGCCTCCGCGGAGCCCTCCCGGCTCCCGGCCACACGGCCCCTATCGCGTGCCCCGATCCCGAACCCAACAGGCGGCGTCCGCCGCTCCGCGTCCGCGGGAGACCGCTCCCCCGCCGCGGCGCCCGTGCCGCCCTCTCGACCCTCCGCCGCCGCCCGTACGTGGGCCGCGGAGGCCTGCCGGCCCCCTCGCTCGCGACCGCACCGTCATTCGTGCCGCGGGTCGAATCTTTCGGTACCACTGGAGGCGCAATGAACAAGCCGACCCCGCGCACCGCGCGCCGCGCGCTCGCACTGGCGGGCTTCGCCCTGCTGGCCGCGTGCAGCGACGCAACCGCGCCCGTCCGCACGGGCGAGCTGCCCGCCAACCTGGAGCGCGGCATCTACCCGCTCATCTCGGTCGCGAGCCAGACCAAGAGCGCGGCACAGGTGGAGCTGTACCTCAAGCGCGTGCAGGTGTCGCCGTCGCTCGCCAGCTTCCAGGGCGAGCTCACGTACGACCCGCGCATCATGACGCTCGACCACACCGACCTGCCGCCGGGCATCATCGGCGCGACCAACGAGGTGTCGCCCGGCCACGTGCGCTTCGCGGGCGCCTCCATCGACGGCGTGGGCGACGTGCCGGTCTTGGAGCTGCGCTTCACCACGCACGGCGAGCTTTCCCGCGGCGCGTTCGGCGTGAAGGTGGAAGAGGTCGTGGGCGCCGGCGACCTGGCGAACCTGACCTCGGCGGTCTCCACCGGCGAGCCCTTCTTCAGCACGTCCGGCCGGTAGTCACGACGCGCGCGGCGCCCTTCCGGGGCGCCGCGCGCTTTGCCGGCTTTCATCTTCAGCAGAGACGATCCGCATGTTCTCCAGAGCTTCCAGGCGCATCCTGCTCCTGCTCGCGGTCTTCGCCGCGCGGCTCGCCGCCCCCTTAGCCGCGCAGACCGCGGCGGGGCAGCCGGCCACCTCTCCCGCTTCGGCGGCCACCGCGCAGTCCAACGCCGCCCCGGCCATCTGGGGCGACGTCAACGGTGACGGCCAGGTGACGCTGCTCGACGCGCTCGCGGTGATCGCGAACGTGGTGGGCAAGCAGCTCCCCGCCGGCTACACCGTGGCGGGCGCCGACGTGGACGGCAACGGGCAGGTCAGCGCCATGGACGCGCTGGTGATCGCGGGCTACGCCGCCGGGCGCGACATGTCGCGCTACCCGGTGGGCCAGGCGATCAAGGGCACCGGCGACGGTACCGGCGGCACCAAGATCGACGCGCTCGACTGCTCGGTGACGGTTGCTACTGGCGTGATGACCTGCCGCAGCGAGACGCCCGCCGTGGGCTCGGACAACGTCGGCGCAGCGACCGTGGGCAGCCAAGGCCTGTTCGTCAAGTTGACCTCGACCAACACCAGCTTCAACTCCGGCACGGGCATCTTCAGCGCCGACGTGACGGTGCAGAACCTCATCACGCAGACGCTCGGCACGGCCGACGGCACAACGCTGGACGCGGAAGGCGTGCGCGTCTACTTCCATCTCGGCCCTATCGGCGTGCCTTCCGGCATGGTGACGGTGAACAACCCAGACGGGACGGGGAACTTCGTGAGCGGCAGCAATCTGCCGTTCTTCCGCTATCCGCAGCTCCTGGCGCAGAACCAGACGTCGGCGGCCAAGAC is part of the Longimicrobiaceae bacterium genome and encodes:
- a CDS encoding tetratricopeptide repeat protein, with the translated sequence MTGEELLAAFQARYDRISRELEEVKPAERERVRQEIVGLFRETESALDQLTAFKERIRELVDRYKAIAAAAPGAPAAAQPSGSTYSDHLGSSTYVERGWSAIAAGDHGRAVKELERALELAPNDPQAESLLGWAQMLREQYDEALYTYYKVLSKDPNNALARVNLGYICLKKGIFGEAIEHLSRAIRLDDDRKATLYAHFYMGLVYLEREMYDDARSFFRKTLELGPNMLEAYWEMGHAFYLEGRKKEAAEAWRTGMETNRFNLWGERCGKALAKVEAGQPVTFD
- a CDS encoding chemotaxis protein CheD produces the protein MTPRQSFVKVAQHAVGGKEDVLVTLGLGSCVAIVLQDRAAGVGGMAHVLLPEPSLARDASNPAKFAATAVPLLLEEMGRLGARAGRLEARLVGGASMFASLMGPGSLNMGERNVRASREALRKAGIPIVAEEVGADYGRSVRFWVGEGRTVVSSVGKGDIVL
- a CDS encoding chemotaxis response regulator protein-glutamate methylesterase, with the translated sequence MSSDARPRKHSVLVVDDSAFMRRVISDMVSGAPEFRVVGTARDGNDALRKIHQLDPDLVTMDVEMPGLDGLAALGYIMSETPRPVVMLSAYTTEGGEATLRALDYGAVDFVAKPSGTISLNLETVSDRLLEALRAAASANLSNIRVHVARPGAASPQRAARTDGASPDMAVAIAASTGGPRALAEVIAGLRAPFPAAVLIVQHMPARFTRTFAERLDGVAEVPVTEAEDGEEVRAGHVYLAPGDFHMRVVRAPDGVVRVALDRGPTVWGVRPAADHLFRSVADVYGARTVGAVLTGMGRDGAEGLRVMVESGGTGIVQDRATSVIFGMPQAAAEWAQRVVPLGAVADALTAEVLAMGSRLAAAERSVDA
- a CDS encoding DnaA/Hda family protein is translated as MTFEQDPRFTFDTFVAGPGSRMAAAAARRAAESPGTSYNPLFLYGGRGVGKTHLLHAVGGLARTVRPDLRVVYQTAEQLVDGLTAAVASGTVEAWRDAYVDAELLLLDDVQMLAGMTRTQDELLRLWDAIDRTRVQFVLAGDRPPPEIDGLSDALRARLSGGLTVDIAPAEVETRLAIVEQAARDGGVELSGGAAEAIAGLPLDGGHDLQRGVGRLGEVQRAEGRPLPADEVASLLAPAEAAAPVDEFSAFLSDIAFTVEQLVEAAPWRKTLAEAILRWEGEGIRCRRLEEALETDSAPDVESLISGFSADVDRLRAAAAELEKIEGRASSSPLLKDPDRAAEAEALVEAARAEASRRAADPAGKPAEPGPRVDRWFFNAEKVAWSWVALDDRIIEEVG
- a CDS encoding chemotaxis protein CheW; this translates as MRNVRQQAVPQVQLVTFRLGGEEFGLDVFAVHEILRWQEVTPVPKAPEFVEGVIDVRGTLVPVVDLRKRFELANAATDDDTRIVLVDFAGERLGLVVDSVTEVLRVPETSVAPPPRYFKGLAAEFLRGIVRLEQRLVVLVDMERILSTQERIALLEAYAGGAPADEGAAAPQPSSQV
- a CDS encoding DUF4388 domain-containing protein — its product is MAIKGNLREASLPDVLQLLAMGQKTGCLAVTDRSNFGYIYFDRGRITYASIVNRRDRLGDLLVKNGLVRAAELNAAIEDQGAHPGLRLGEILIRRGAITREQLEQYIRIQIEEAVYFLFTWSQGSFYFEAEQRPDEGAMLVSINPENLLLEGARRIDEWSLIEKKISSLELVFELDRSKPVDGIELSEEQRKILPLIDGRRSVQEIIDESGMVEFDVGKAIFGLIQAGFAHPVGRRAAEAVREVPQARIDEHRNLGVAFYKTGMYEEATREFKRVAELQPHSLDSRFHLALIGLRNGDDRFAIRYLREVIEVGGPRAAAFHDMSLALERIGRLPDARIAADQAFRLAARRPAVLLSRAILLLKQGEVHPAAEAFAEYRSLMGDARPPAAYFAFALLAEAAAGRLDAALALADEGIALHPHSAPIHLHAGAVRERRGEWELAEAAYKRATEEDAELPQAEKSLGDALYRRGAYDEAAEAYRRALKIAPELGDDTYFRLGNIHYKKMEREEAVRLWRRALGINPHNTVVRTNLELVENVLR
- a CDS encoding protein-glutamate O-methyltransferase CheR, yielding MNRPPSAPPPFLPLTLEGDDEELEKLKVKIERDRGFNCQFYKDKCLRRRIAVRMRARGKASFAEYGQLLDREPAEYETLLDTLTINVTKFFRNLETWRAVEQLVLPPLFDMRTHQLRVWSAGSSSGEEAYTVSILAREWAEKHGRGADLARLHVLGTDIDRRSLEAAQRGEYPDLSLQETPQAVRERWFSPGPPYRIRPEVQRNVAFVRRDLISEPPPPEQNLIFCRNVVIYFDREIQERLFKGFYDALVPGGFLVMGKVETLIGPARTLFRAVNNRERIFQKPA
- a CDS encoding chemotaxis protein CheW, with protein sequence MSGERKDGGSKPGDGDAAPVDSLRAFARGLSAGEISVPAPVPADANPAASSADARSGGFSADARQTAFPDGHLAALAEAHAGSGDADESAGPPVAPFRERVEADEAVQVVVFEIGGELHACDVLLVEEVVTRQPIHRLPDTPARIVGVLRLRGELVPVLDVAPFLDLALDPSRQPAVLVVGTAEGRIGVAADAVLEVVTLPSGSYRPAPSAAAGDAYSAGVARVDGRLVSLVDLAEVLREQTTLSLGETP